Proteins encoded in a region of the Mucispirillum schaedleri ASF457 genome:
- the secA gene encoding preprotein translocase subunit SecA, whose product MFKDLIEKLFTPSPDKIFKKLQPLINNINSHEERLKSLDNDTLFNQTVIFRKRLSEGESLNDILPEAFATVREVSNRILKMRHFDVQLMGGYVLHSGKISEMKTGEGKTLVATLPMYLNAIEGKGAHLVTVNDYLARRDASWMAPVYLALGLSVGIIQSDASKQAVWDDKENFTIKLIDISRKQAYACDITYGTNNEFGFDYLRDNMKYDLSEYVQRELHYAIVDEVDSILIDEARTPLIISGPTNNTTDSYYAVNNVVRLLQPETHYTIDEKRKSADLTDEGINFVEAGLKIGNLYDIQNVDTLHFVNNALKAHAVFKLDVDYVVQNGEVVIVDEFTGRLMPGRRYSDGLHQALEAKEEVQVQNENQTYASITFQNYFRMYEKLSGMTGTALTEANEFKSIYGLEVVPVPTHRKVNRIDRPDVIYRTAQEKYEAIVKIIGELHKKGQPVLVGTISIEKSELLSHMLQKAKIKHEVLNAKNHEREAEIVAHAGKIGAVTIATNMAGRGTDIKLGEGVQELGGLFILGTERHESRRIDNQLRGRSGRQGDNGESRFYLSTEDDLLRKFGAEKLSKIMSTLGLQHGEEIESSLISKTIESAQKKVEAFHFEMRKHLLEYDNVANAQRKVVYSLRSQILQGSDIDDIIKEYANDVISALLEDFITPQNPNYEEAEKIFERIFGIKTDLSQADAKHLDIAKKELAGQFEAKFQERKQEFKDHFEDFSKYILINTLDNRWKQHLLHMDHLRDSVGLRGYGQKDPLIEYKREAYTLFIEMMDKINRETVELIMKVQIQMQTPEEAAAENARRLKQLQAENKKQLKEKRSLEKETNKKTATVKRNAPKIGRNDPCPCGSGKKYKNCHGVQG is encoded by the coding sequence ATGTTTAAAGATTTAATAGAAAAGCTATTTACCCCAAGTCCAGATAAAATATTTAAAAAATTACAGCCATTAATTAATAATATTAACAGCCATGAAGAAAGGCTTAAAAGCCTTGATAACGATACTCTTTTTAACCAGACTGTTATATTTAGAAAAAGATTATCAGAAGGCGAAAGCTTAAATGATATTTTGCCAGAGGCTTTTGCAACAGTTAGAGAAGTTAGTAACAGAATATTAAAAATGCGTCATTTTGATGTTCAGCTTATGGGTGGCTATGTTCTTCATTCAGGTAAAATATCTGAAATGAAAACTGGTGAAGGTAAAACATTAGTTGCTACACTGCCTATGTATTTAAATGCTATTGAAGGAAAAGGGGCTCACCTTGTTACTGTAAATGATTATCTTGCTCGCCGTGATGCTTCTTGGATGGCACCAGTATACCTTGCACTTGGTCTTTCTGTTGGTATTATCCAAAGTGATGCATCTAAGCAGGCAGTATGGGATGATAAAGAAAATTTTACTATAAAACTTATAGATATTTCAAGGAAACAGGCTTATGCCTGTGACATTACTTACGGCACAAATAATGAGTTTGGCTTTGACTATTTAAGGGATAATATGAAATATGATTTATCTGAATATGTTCAAAGAGAGCTACACTATGCTATTGTGGATGAAGTAGACTCTATTTTAATAGATGAAGCAAGAACCCCGCTTATTATTTCAGGCCCTACAAATAATACTACTGACAGCTACTATGCAGTTAATAATGTTGTAAGGCTTTTGCAGCCAGAAACCCATTATACTATTGATGAAAAAAGAAAATCTGCTGATTTAACAGATGAGGGTATAAACTTTGTAGAAGCTGGGCTAAAAATTGGCAACCTTTATGATATCCAGAATGTAGACACTCTGCACTTTGTGAATAATGCATTAAAAGCCCATGCAGTTTTTAAACTTGATGTAGATTATGTTGTGCAGAATGGAGAAGTAGTAATAGTTGATGAATTTACAGGCAGGCTTATGCCCGGAAGAAGATATTCTGATGGACTTCATCAAGCATTAGAAGCAAAAGAAGAAGTGCAGGTGCAAAATGAAAACCAGACTTATGCATCTATCACTTTCCAAAACTATTTTAGAATGTATGAAAAACTTTCTGGTATGACAGGAACAGCATTAACAGAAGCTAATGAATTTAAAAGCATATATGGACTGGAAGTTGTGCCTGTTCCAACACACAGAAAAGTAAACAGGATAGACAGACCTGATGTAATTTACAGAACTGCTCAGGAAAAATATGAAGCTATTGTTAAAATTATAGGCGAGCTGCACAAAAAAGGGCAGCCTGTTCTTGTGGGAACTATCTCCATTGAAAAAAGTGAACTGCTTTCCCACATGCTGCAAAAAGCAAAAATAAAACATGAAGTGTTAAATGCTAAAAACCATGAAAGAGAAGCAGAAATTGTTGCCCATGCTGGTAAAATTGGTGCTGTTACTATTGCTACAAATATGGCAGGTCGTGGAACAGATATTAAATTAGGCGAAGGTGTGCAGGAATTAGGCGGATTATTTATTTTAGGCACAGAAAGACATGAATCACGCCGTATTGATAACCAGCTGCGAGGCAGGTCTGGAAGACAGGGAGATAATGGAGAAAGCAGATTTTATCTCAGCACAGAAGATGATTTATTAAGAAAGTTTGGTGCAGAAAAACTTTCTAAAATAATGAGCACATTAGGTTTACAACACGGAGAAGAAATAGAATCATCTCTTATTAGTAAGACTATAGAGAGTGCACAGAAAAAAGTGGAAGCATTCCATTTTGAAATGCGTAAACATTTACTTGAATATGATAATGTGGCAAATGCTCAAAGAAAAGTTGTATACAGCCTTAGAAGCCAGATTTTACAAGGCTCTGATATTGATGACATTATAAAGGAATATGCAAATGATGTTATCAGTGCACTGCTTGAAGATTTTATTACTCCGCAAAATCCAAACTATGAAGAAGCAGAAAAAATATTTGAAAGAATATTTGGTATAAAAACAGATTTATCTCAGGCTGATGCAAAACATTTAGATATTGCTAAAAAAGAATTGGCAGGTCAATTTGAAGCAAAATTTCAGGAAAGAAAACAGGAATTTAAAGACCATTTTGAAGATTTTTCAAAATATATTCTTATTAATACTCTTGATAACAGGTGGAAACAACATCTGCTGCATATGGACCATCTCCGTGATAGTGTAGGTCTAAGGGGTTACGGACAAAAAGACCCATTAATAGAATATAAAAGAGAAGCTTATACACTTTTTATTGAAATGATGGATAAAATAAACAGAGAAACAGTTGAGCTTATTATGAAAGTGCAGATACAAATGCAGACTCCAGAAGAAGCTGCTGCAGAAAATGCACGCAGGCTTAAACAACTGCAGGCTGAAAATAAAAAACAGTTAAAAGAAAAACGCTCACTTGAAAAAGAAACTAATAAAAAAACTGCAACTGTTAAAAGAAATGCACCAAAAATAGGAAGAAATGACCCATGTCCTTGCGGCAGTGGTAAAAAATATAAAAACTGTCATGGTGTGCAAGGCTAA
- a CDS encoding precorrin-2 C(20)-methyltransferase yields the protein MERVIYAVGLGPGDYEMITLKAKKVLEESDIIFLSGGKVFNGYDEVKKLLDNINCGSKLKFYEYPENKNDRQAHIKHFAVETVKYLEKGMKVSYVTMGDMTIYSSFPDIYKELAKHNVVLKAVTGISSFFAPASLTGNSIVDWKDKAAIIPNPEDYKEIENILESFAAVIIMKISDNGKVLKEYLDKCINKPSTAYAVFNAYTEKQKIYDLMKEFPYNTEEFFMSVVMIKK from the coding sequence ATGGAAAGAGTGATATATGCAGTCGGGCTTGGTCCTGGCGATTATGAGATGATAACATTAAAAGCAAAAAAGGTGCTGGAAGAAAGCGATATAATATTTTTAAGCGGAGGCAAAGTATTTAACGGATATGATGAAGTGAAAAAACTGCTTGATAATATTAATTGTGGCAGCAAACTTAAATTTTATGAATATCCTGAAAATAAAAACGACAGGCAGGCTCATATTAAACACTTTGCAGTTGAAACAGTTAAATATTTAGAAAAAGGTATGAAAGTAAGCTATGTTACAATGGGCGATATGACTATATATTCATCATTTCCAGATATATATAAGGAGCTTGCAAAACATAATGTAGTATTAAAGGCTGTAACAGGTATATCTTCTTTTTTTGCACCAGCATCATTAACAGGCAATTCTATTGTAGACTGGAAAGATAAAGCAGCCATTATTCCAAATCCAGAAGATTACAAGGAAATTGAAAATATACTTGAATCTTTTGCAGCAGTAATAATAATGAAAATATCAGATAATGGAAAAGTTTTGAAAGAATATTTAGATAAATGTATAAACAAGCCTTCTACTGCTTATGCAGTATTTAATGCATATACAGAAAAACAGAAAATATATGATTTAATGAAAGAATTTCCTTATAATACAGAAGAATTTTTTATGAGTGTGGTAATGATAAAAAAATAA
- the larC gene encoding nickel pincer cofactor biosynthesis protein LarC, which translates to MRELYLDMTSGISGDIMLAGLLGLGADSKELSQILSKMLNKHVQLELETVWRNAVCCNRLAIKCDIEGEPFRHLENIKNMIYSAECCQQIKDNAVKTFEVIAEAESKVHGISIEEVHFHEIGAVDTIIDVFGACWLLNQLKIDRVISNIPVTGYGYINAAHGIMPVPAPATLKILENMPLKRVDTEGEMITPTGAALLKTNVSEYTNSFTGIVIKDSFSTGQKEFKGMANFMRAIILENTYNDSIINITTNIDDMTGELLGYLHEKLMEKGAKDVCFIPAFGKKNRPLYIVNIMCVEKDKDEIIYTLFKYSSTIGMRIEKVNRITAERDFIEKEVMGEKIKLKRIKYKDIERLFPEWEDCKKASEILNLTPSEIMQKVLE; encoded by the coding sequence TGACTTCTGGTATTTCTGGCGATATTATGCTTGCAGGGCTTTTAGGACTTGGAGCAGACAGTAAAGAATTATCACAAATATTGTCAAAAATGCTTAATAAGCATGTTCAATTAGAGCTTGAAACAGTGTGGCGAAATGCTGTCTGCTGCAACAGGCTTGCTATAAAATGTGATATAGAAGGGGAGCCTTTCAGACATTTAGAAAATATTAAAAATATGATATATTCTGCTGAATGCTGCCAGCAGATAAAAGATAATGCAGTCAAAACTTTTGAAGTAATAGCAGAAGCTGAAAGCAAAGTTCATGGAATAAGTATAGAAGAAGTTCATTTTCATGAAATAGGTGCAGTAGATACTATTATTGATGTTTTTGGAGCATGCTGGCTTTTAAATCAGTTAAAAATAGATAGAGTAATATCAAATATTCCTGTAACTGGTTATGGATATATTAATGCAGCTCATGGTATAATGCCTGTTCCTGCCCCTGCAACTCTTAAAATATTAGAAAATATGCCTTTAAAAAGAGTAGATACAGAAGGGGAGATGATAACACCAACTGGTGCAGCACTGCTTAAAACTAATGTATCAGAATATACAAATTCTTTTACAGGAATTGTGATAAAGGACAGTTTTTCAACAGGTCAGAAAGAGTTTAAAGGTATGGCAAACTTTATGCGTGCCATTATTTTAGAAAATACTTATAATGACAGTATAATAAACATTACCACAAATATAGATGATATGACAGGTGAACTTTTAGGCTATCTGCATGAAAAACTAATGGAAAAAGGGGCAAAAGATGTATGCTTCATACCTGCTTTTGGCAAAAAAAACAGACCACTGTATATTGTAAATATAATGTGTGTAGAAAAAGATAAAGATGAGATAATATATACTTTATTTAAATATTCAAGCACAATAGGTATGCGAATAGAAAAAGTCAACAGAATAACTGCGGAAAGAGATTTTATAGAAAAAGAAGTTATGGGTGAGAAAATTAAACTAAAACGCATAAAATATAAAGATATAGAAAGGCTTTTTCCAGAATGGGAAGACTGTAAAAAAGCATCAGAAATATTAAACCTTACACCCTCTGAAATAATGCAGAAAGTATTAGAGTAA
- a CDS encoding LolA family protein: MKKLLLLLFILVCFTAFAEDKKNTDYMKQLSDIKSLSAEFKQINNLKDYGEDIYTGKVYINMKEKALWDYTEPYSSWYLITNTDINHYDEINNQLIKMKTKDYKEYALLQVLMDFSQLSKSFSAEQKDNTLYLKPKNDTGLAYINIVFKNDVISEINSKDNAGNLTTITLSKVEIDKKISDSSFKKKLPKDVNVFNQ, from the coding sequence ATGAAAAAATTATTATTGTTACTTTTTATATTAGTATGTTTTACTGCTTTTGCAGAAGATAAAAAGAATACTGACTATATGAAACAGTTATCTGATATTAAAAGTTTATCAGCAGAGTTTAAACAGATAAATAATTTAAAAGATTACGGTGAAGATATATATACAGGTAAAGTATATATAAATATGAAAGAAAAAGCATTGTGGGATTATACTGAGCCTTATTCATCATGGTATCTTATAACAAATACAGATATTAACCATTATGATGAAATCAATAACCAGCTTATTAAAATGAAAACAAAAGACTATAAAGAATATGCTCTTTTGCAGGTTTTGATGGATTTTTCTCAGCTTAGCAAAAGTTTTAGTGCAGAGCAGAAAGACAATACATTATATTTAAAACCAAAAAATGATACAGGGCTTGCCTATATTAATATTGTATTTAAAAATGATGTAATATCTGAAATAAACAGTAAAGATAATGCAGGAAACTTAACTACTATAACTTTAAGCAAAGTAGAAATTGATAAAAAAATAAGCGATTCATCTTTTAAAAAGAAACTGCCAAAAGATGTTAATGTTTTTAATCAGTAA